In Notamacropus eugenii isolate mMacEug1 chromosome 1, mMacEug1.pri_v2, whole genome shotgun sequence, one genomic interval encodes:
- the LOC140521133 gene encoding uncharacterized protein, protein MLPSRDDLTKAAFILPVRGLWVHFRARGPPPGDSRPLRGRACLGPCAHAQRLADSKGLTPRFWTRPFSLLFSSLRLLTDSVTCSLGAALRGHRGPRSPRPEVQPGRLQGGPSSGAHRSPGNTAPVSCPVVTSALRLLATGDQYIEPQPSPGPRTCPPAARPPCRVHSPGRTRPPSFPEGPKQRVFLGLRGEGKTAGSGPAPLGLRRFRHFLPSSPSNRGTLGSALTERDASWSGVAGDGRS, encoded by the exons ATGCTCCCATCGAGAGATGATCTCACCAAGGCCGCGTTCATTCTCCCCGTCCGCGGCCTGTGGGTACACTTCCGTGCACGTGGCCCACCCCCAGGAGACTCTAGGCCCCTCCGGGGCAGGGCCTGTCTTGGGCCTTGTGCGCATGCCCAGCGGCTGGCGGACAGTAAGGGCTTAACACCACGTTTTTGGACTAGACCCTTCTCCCTCTTATTTTCCTCACTCCGCCTCCTCACAGATTCTGTTACTTGTTCTCTAGGAGCCGCTTTGCGGGGCCACCGCGGCCCACGCAGCCCACGCCCTGAGGTCCAGCCCGGACGCCTCCAGGGAGGGCCATCCAGCGGCGCTCACCGAAGCCCAGGCAACACCGCCCCCGTTTCCTGTCCCGTCGTCACTTCCGCCCTCCGTCTCCTAGCAACCGGAGACCAATACATTGAACCCCAACCGTCGCCGGGGCCGCGGACCTGCCCCCCTGCAGCCAGGCCGCCATGCCGCGTCCACAGCCCGGGCCGCACCCGGCCTCCATCCTTCCCTGAGGGCCCCAAACAAAGGGTTTTCCTAGGcctgagaggagaggggaaaaccGCCGGCTCGGGCCCGGCCCCTCTCGGCCTGCGCCGCTTTCGTCACTTCCTCCCCTCGTCTCCTAGCAACCGCGGCACGCTTGGCTCGGCTTTGACGGAACGGGACGCGTCTTGGAGTGGGGTCGCTGGCGATG GCAGAAGTTGA